From one Rhodamnia argentea isolate NSW1041297 chromosome 1, ASM2092103v1, whole genome shotgun sequence genomic stretch:
- the LOC115753955 gene encoding peroxisomal membrane protein PMP22 isoform X1 translates to MSDIVQEAWRNYLIQLQAHPLRTKAITAGVLAGCSDTIAQKISGIKKLQLRRLLLIVLYGFAYGGPFGHFLHKLMDIVFKGKKGNRTVAMKVLLEQLTTSPWNNMFFMMYYGLVVEGRSWSLVKNKVRQDYPSVQLTAWKFWPIAGWVNYQYMPLQFRVLFHSFVASCWANFLNLKLKISCHQDGLRVG, encoded by the exons ATGTCGGACATAGTCCAAGAAGCATGGAGGAACTACCTCATACAGCTCCAAGCCCACCCTCTCCGGACCAag GCGATCACTGCTGGAGTTTTAGCTGGTTGTAGCGATACGATTGCGCAGAAGATTTCCGGGATCAAGAAACTTCAGCTCAGAAGATTGCTTCTGATCGTG CTTTATGGGTTTGCCTATGGTGGGCCATTTGGACACTTCCTCCATAAATTGATGGACATCGTCTTCAAGGGGAAAAAAGGCAACAGAACCGTCGCCATGAAA GTGTTGTTGGAGCAATTAACAACTTCTCCATGGAATAACATGTTCTTCATGATGTACTATGGCTTGGTGGTTGAAG GAAGATCGTGGAGTTTAGTCAAGAACAAAGTCCGACAGGACTATCCTTCGGTGCAACTAACTGCATGGAAG TTTTGGCCCATAGCGGGGTGGGTGAATTACCAATACATGCCTCTGCAGTTTCGCGTTTTATTCCACAGCTTTGTTGCCTCATGCTG GGCTAACTTTCTCAATCTCAAGTTAAAGATCAGTTGCCATCAAGATGGCTTAAGGGTGGGATGA
- the LOC115753954 gene encoding protein NPGR2 isoform X2: MTSRNWMKKRRFGIRGRLKKMMKCIFSGEQVRVDEMIDSSESLATRDYSASGYSSRTGEAEPKVDKSNIEEAESSLRESGYLNYEEARALLGRLEYQKGNIEGALHVFEGIDIAAVTPKMRVSISRRGDYNRRHSQSDAAPIMSMHAVTLLFEAIFLKAKSLEHLGRFDAAQSCKIILDTVESALPDGLPASFKTDFKIQEILNKVVELVPELLKLAGDFQEAILLYRRALLYHWNLEVETAAKIQKEFAIFLLYSGVEASPPNLRSQIDSSFGPRNNIEEAVLLLLILLRKCALGMIKWDSSIMDHLTFALSVSSGLKALAHQVEELIPGILERNERYCVLSLCYHGEGEDMVALNLLRNVFRNREHPDCILEMMLASKICGKNEVCIEEGIGYACKALRESHGRCSQKASISNCLLGTLLSAKSRLVSSDSERTLEQSKALSALEASERMMKERDPFVVHQLCLENAEQRKLDIALYYAKQLLKLEAGASVNGYILLARILSSQKRFVDAETVINAALDQTGKWDQGELLRTKAKLQVAQDQLNNAIETYSQLLAVLQVQTKSAGVGNKYSKDRGQRYKSLELDTWNDLANVYTSLSQWRDAEVCLSKSEAISPFSASRWHSTGLLYQAKGLHQDALKSFREALNVEPNHVPSLISTACILRQLGSGSLPVIRSLLTDALRLDRTNPSAWFNLGLVYKSDPGVSALEVAECFEAAALLEETTPVEPFR, translated from the exons ATGACGTCTAGGAATTGGATGAAAAAACGGAGATTCGGCATTCGAGGGAGgttaaagaagatgatgaaatgcATCTTTTCCGGAGAGCAGGTACGGGTAGATGAAATGATAGACTCTTCAGAGTCGTTGGCCACTCGAGATTACTCAGCCAGTGGGTATTCATCTCGAACTGGTGAGGCAGAGCCAAAGGTGGATAAGAGCAATATTGAAGAAGCTGAATCATCTCTCCGGGAAAGCGGTTATCTAAACTATGAG GAAGCAAGAGCATTATTGGGAAGGCTTGAGTATCAGAAAGGTAATATAGAAGGTGCACTTCACGTGTTTGAAGGAATCGACATAGCTGCTGTTACTCCCAAAATGAGAGTCTCCATTTCTAGAAGAGGCGATTATAACAGACGTCACTCGCAAAGTGATGCCGCGCCAATCATGTCCATGCATGCTGTTACCTTACTCTTTGAAGCTATTTTTCTTAAAGCAAAATCCTTGGAGCATCTTGGAAGGTTTGATG CTGCTCAATCATGCAAAATTATTCTAGACACTGTTGAATCTGCACTTCCAGATGGCTTGCCTGCAAGCTTCAAGACcgattttaaaattcaagaaattctcAATAAGGTTGTTGAACTAGTTCCAGAATTATTGAAACTTGCTGGAGATTTCCAAGAGGCTATATTGTTGTATCGCCGTGCCCTGCTGTATCACTGGAACCTTGAGGTAGAAACCGCTGCAAAGATACAGAAggaatttgcaatttttcttctctACAGCGGTGTGGAGGCAAGTCCTCCAAATCTGCGTTCACAGATCGATAGTTCTTTTGGGCCAAGAAACAATATAGAAGAGGCGGTTCTTCTGTTGCTAATCTTACTTAGAAAATGTGCACTTGGAATGATCAAATGGGATTCATCTATCATGGATCACCTTACTTTTGCCCTATCCGTCTCTAGTGGATTGAAGGCCCTGGCTCATCAGGTTGAAGAGTTGATTCCGGGAATTCTCGAAAGAAATGAGAGGTACTGCGTCCTGTCTCTTTGTTACCATGGGGAAGGGGAGGACATGGTAGCATTGAATTTACTGAGGAATGTGTTTAGAAACAGAGAGCATCCAGATTGTATACTGGAAATGATGCTTGCTTCAAAAATTTGTGGAAAAAATGAAGTCTGTATTGAAGAGGGCATAGGTTACGCTTGCAAAGCACTTAGGGAATCACATGGGAGGTGCAGCCAGAAGGCCAGTATCTCAAATTGTTTGCTTGGGACTTTGTTATCTGCTAAGTCAAGATTAGTATCTTCTGATAGCGAAAGAACTTTGGAGCAATCAAAAGCTCTTTCTGCTCTTGAAGCTTCTGAGAGAATGATGAAAGAAAGAGACCCCTTTGTTGTGCATCAGCTATGTCTTGAAAATGCTGAGCAGAGGAAGTTGGACATAGCGCTTTACTATGCAAAGCAACTGCTGAAACTGGAGGCAGGGGCTAGCGTAAACGGATATATTCTCTTGGCTCGAATTTTGTCATCTCAAAAACGGTTTGTTGATGCCGAGACTGTTATTAATGCTGCTCTGGATCAGACTGGAAAGTGGGATCAAGGAGAATTACTGAGAACTAAAGCGAAACTTCAGGTTGCGCAAGACCAGCTAAATAATGCCATCGAGACATATAGTCAGCTTCTGGCTGTTCTTCAAGTGCAGACTAAATCTGCAGGAGTTGGAAATAAGTACAGCAAG GATAGAGGGCAGCGTTACAAGAGTTTGGAATTGGATACTTGGAATGATCTAGCTAACGTGTACACCAGTTTGTCACAGTGGCGTGATGCTGAGGTCTGTCTTTCAAAGTCGGAAGCTATCAGCCCCTTTTCTGCTTCTAGATGGCACTCTACTG GTTTACTATACCAAGCAAAAGGTCTCCACCAAGACGCCCTGAAGTCGTTTAGGGAAGCACTAAATGTCGAGCCCAATCACGTGCCAAGCTTGATTTCCACTGCTTGCATCCTTCGACAGCTTGGAAGTGGATCTTTGCCGGTTATCCGGAGCCTCCTCACCGATGCACTTCGGCTTGACAGAACAAACCCATCGGCTTGGTTCAATCTTGGGCTGGTCTATAAATCCGACCCAGGAGTGTCGGCACTTGAGGTGGCCGAGTGCTTCGAGGCTGCTGCTCTTCTGGAGGAGACTACTCCGGTCGAGCCATTTAGATAA
- the LOC115753957 gene encoding uncharacterized protein LOC115753957 yields MSYHARTILTPGASRKRKERESFYASAAAQATTILTATKPIARPAQAQAQAEAKVGPAEPTMSDNRLLAGYMAHEFLTRGTLLGARPEAARDETPKHPEGKPSGSYGEVASILKSDGVHVPGVLNPTQLARWIHQV; encoded by the coding sequence ATGAGCTACCACGCCCGCACGATCCTGACACCTGGCGCGTCAAGGAAACGCAAGGAAAGGGAGTCGTTTTACGCCAGCGCCGCGGCTCAGGCTACTACTATCTTGACCGCAACGAAGCCGATTGCCAGGCcggctcaggcccaggcccaggccgaGGCTAAGGTGGGCCCAGCAGAGCCGACCATGTCCGACAACCGGCTCCTGGCGGGTTACATGGCTCACGAGTTCCTGACGAGGGGGACGCTGCTCGGGGCGAGGCCCGAGGCGGCTCGGGACGAGACGCCGAAGCACCCGGAGGGGAAGCCGAGCGGGAGCTACGGCGAAGTGGCGAGCATCCTGAAGTCCGACGGGGTCCACGTCCCGGGGGTTTTGAACCCCACGCAGTTGGCTCGGTGGATCCACCAGGTGTGA
- the LOC115753955 gene encoding peroxisomal membrane protein PMP22 isoform X2, which translates to MSDIVQEAWRNYLIQLQAHPLRTKAITAGVLAGCSDTIAQKISGIKKLQLRRLLLIVLYGFAYGGPFGHFLHKLMDIVFKGKKGNRTVAMKVLLEQLTTSPWNNMFFMMYYGLVVEGRSWSLVKNKVRQDYPSVQLTAWKFWPIAGWVNYQYMPLQFRVLFHSFVASCWGIFLNLKARSVTIKKA; encoded by the exons ATGTCGGACATAGTCCAAGAAGCATGGAGGAACTACCTCATACAGCTCCAAGCCCACCCTCTCCGGACCAag GCGATCACTGCTGGAGTTTTAGCTGGTTGTAGCGATACGATTGCGCAGAAGATTTCCGGGATCAAGAAACTTCAGCTCAGAAGATTGCTTCTGATCGTG CTTTATGGGTTTGCCTATGGTGGGCCATTTGGACACTTCCTCCATAAATTGATGGACATCGTCTTCAAGGGGAAAAAAGGCAACAGAACCGTCGCCATGAAA GTGTTGTTGGAGCAATTAACAACTTCTCCATGGAATAACATGTTCTTCATGATGTACTATGGCTTGGTGGTTGAAG GAAGATCGTGGAGTTTAGTCAAGAACAAAGTCCGACAGGACTATCCTTCGGTGCAACTAACTGCATGGAAG TTTTGGCCCATAGCGGGGTGGGTGAATTACCAATACATGCCTCTGCAGTTTCGCGTTTTATTCCACAGCTTTGTTGCCTCATGCTG GGGAATCTTTCTTAATCTCAAGGCAAGATCAGTTACCATCAAGAAGGCTTAG
- the LOC115753955 gene encoding peroxisomal membrane protein PMP22 isoform X3, producing the protein MSDIVQEAWRNYLIQLQAHPLRTKAITAGVLAGCSDTIAQKISGIKKLQLRRLLLIVLYGFAYGGPFGHFLHKLMDIVFKGKKGNRTVAMKVLLEQLTTSPWNNMFFMMYYGLVVEGRSWSLVKNKVRQDYPSVQLTAWKFWPIAGWVNYQYMPLQFRVLFHSFVASCWGIFLNLKARSVAIKMA; encoded by the exons ATGTCGGACATAGTCCAAGAAGCATGGAGGAACTACCTCATACAGCTCCAAGCCCACCCTCTCCGGACCAag GCGATCACTGCTGGAGTTTTAGCTGGTTGTAGCGATACGATTGCGCAGAAGATTTCCGGGATCAAGAAACTTCAGCTCAGAAGATTGCTTCTGATCGTG CTTTATGGGTTTGCCTATGGTGGGCCATTTGGACACTTCCTCCATAAATTGATGGACATCGTCTTCAAGGGGAAAAAAGGCAACAGAACCGTCGCCATGAAA GTGTTGTTGGAGCAATTAACAACTTCTCCATGGAATAACATGTTCTTCATGATGTACTATGGCTTGGTGGTTGAAG GAAGATCGTGGAGTTTAGTCAAGAACAAAGTCCGACAGGACTATCCTTCGGTGCAACTAACTGCATGGAAG TTTTGGCCCATAGCGGGGTGGGTGAATTACCAATACATGCCTCTGCAGTTTCGCGTTTTATTCCACAGCTTTGTTGCCTCATGCTG GGGAATCTTTCTTAATCTCAAGGC AAGATCAGTTGCCATCAAGATGGCTTAA
- the LOC115753954 gene encoding protein NPGR2 isoform X1, which produces MTSRNWMKKRRFGIRGRLKKMMKCIFSGEQVRVDEMIDSSESLATRDYSASGYSSRTGEAEPKVDKSNIEEAESSLRESGYLNYEEARALLGRLEYQKGNIEGALHVFEGIDIAAVTPKMRVSISRRGDYNRRHSQSDAAPIMSMHAVTLLFEAIFLKAKSLEHLGRFDEAAQSCKIILDTVESALPDGLPASFKTDFKIQEILNKVVELVPELLKLAGDFQEAILLYRRALLYHWNLEVETAAKIQKEFAIFLLYSGVEASPPNLRSQIDSSFGPRNNIEEAVLLLLILLRKCALGMIKWDSSIMDHLTFALSVSSGLKALAHQVEELIPGILERNERYCVLSLCYHGEGEDMVALNLLRNVFRNREHPDCILEMMLASKICGKNEVCIEEGIGYACKALRESHGRCSQKASISNCLLGTLLSAKSRLVSSDSERTLEQSKALSALEASERMMKERDPFVVHQLCLENAEQRKLDIALYYAKQLLKLEAGASVNGYILLARILSSQKRFVDAETVINAALDQTGKWDQGELLRTKAKLQVAQDQLNNAIETYSQLLAVLQVQTKSAGVGNKYSKDRGQRYKSLELDTWNDLANVYTSLSQWRDAEVCLSKSEAISPFSASRWHSTGLLYQAKGLHQDALKSFREALNVEPNHVPSLISTACILRQLGSGSLPVIRSLLTDALRLDRTNPSAWFNLGLVYKSDPGVSALEVAECFEAAALLEETTPVEPFR; this is translated from the exons ATGACGTCTAGGAATTGGATGAAAAAACGGAGATTCGGCATTCGAGGGAGgttaaagaagatgatgaaatgcATCTTTTCCGGAGAGCAGGTACGGGTAGATGAAATGATAGACTCTTCAGAGTCGTTGGCCACTCGAGATTACTCAGCCAGTGGGTATTCATCTCGAACTGGTGAGGCAGAGCCAAAGGTGGATAAGAGCAATATTGAAGAAGCTGAATCATCTCTCCGGGAAAGCGGTTATCTAAACTATGAG GAAGCAAGAGCATTATTGGGAAGGCTTGAGTATCAGAAAGGTAATATAGAAGGTGCACTTCACGTGTTTGAAGGAATCGACATAGCTGCTGTTACTCCCAAAATGAGAGTCTCCATTTCTAGAAGAGGCGATTATAACAGACGTCACTCGCAAAGTGATGCCGCGCCAATCATGTCCATGCATGCTGTTACCTTACTCTTTGAAGCTATTTTTCTTAAAGCAAAATCCTTGGAGCATCTTGGAAGGTTTGATG AAGCTGCTCAATCATGCAAAATTATTCTAGACACTGTTGAATCTGCACTTCCAGATGGCTTGCCTGCAAGCTTCAAGACcgattttaaaattcaagaaattctcAATAAGGTTGTTGAACTAGTTCCAGAATTATTGAAACTTGCTGGAGATTTCCAAGAGGCTATATTGTTGTATCGCCGTGCCCTGCTGTATCACTGGAACCTTGAGGTAGAAACCGCTGCAAAGATACAGAAggaatttgcaatttttcttctctACAGCGGTGTGGAGGCAAGTCCTCCAAATCTGCGTTCACAGATCGATAGTTCTTTTGGGCCAAGAAACAATATAGAAGAGGCGGTTCTTCTGTTGCTAATCTTACTTAGAAAATGTGCACTTGGAATGATCAAATGGGATTCATCTATCATGGATCACCTTACTTTTGCCCTATCCGTCTCTAGTGGATTGAAGGCCCTGGCTCATCAGGTTGAAGAGTTGATTCCGGGAATTCTCGAAAGAAATGAGAGGTACTGCGTCCTGTCTCTTTGTTACCATGGGGAAGGGGAGGACATGGTAGCATTGAATTTACTGAGGAATGTGTTTAGAAACAGAGAGCATCCAGATTGTATACTGGAAATGATGCTTGCTTCAAAAATTTGTGGAAAAAATGAAGTCTGTATTGAAGAGGGCATAGGTTACGCTTGCAAAGCACTTAGGGAATCACATGGGAGGTGCAGCCAGAAGGCCAGTATCTCAAATTGTTTGCTTGGGACTTTGTTATCTGCTAAGTCAAGATTAGTATCTTCTGATAGCGAAAGAACTTTGGAGCAATCAAAAGCTCTTTCTGCTCTTGAAGCTTCTGAGAGAATGATGAAAGAAAGAGACCCCTTTGTTGTGCATCAGCTATGTCTTGAAAATGCTGAGCAGAGGAAGTTGGACATAGCGCTTTACTATGCAAAGCAACTGCTGAAACTGGAGGCAGGGGCTAGCGTAAACGGATATATTCTCTTGGCTCGAATTTTGTCATCTCAAAAACGGTTTGTTGATGCCGAGACTGTTATTAATGCTGCTCTGGATCAGACTGGAAAGTGGGATCAAGGAGAATTACTGAGAACTAAAGCGAAACTTCAGGTTGCGCAAGACCAGCTAAATAATGCCATCGAGACATATAGTCAGCTTCTGGCTGTTCTTCAAGTGCAGACTAAATCTGCAGGAGTTGGAAATAAGTACAGCAAG GATAGAGGGCAGCGTTACAAGAGTTTGGAATTGGATACTTGGAATGATCTAGCTAACGTGTACACCAGTTTGTCACAGTGGCGTGATGCTGAGGTCTGTCTTTCAAAGTCGGAAGCTATCAGCCCCTTTTCTGCTTCTAGATGGCACTCTACTG GTTTACTATACCAAGCAAAAGGTCTCCACCAAGACGCCCTGAAGTCGTTTAGGGAAGCACTAAATGTCGAGCCCAATCACGTGCCAAGCTTGATTTCCACTGCTTGCATCCTTCGACAGCTTGGAAGTGGATCTTTGCCGGTTATCCGGAGCCTCCTCACCGATGCACTTCGGCTTGACAGAACAAACCCATCGGCTTGGTTCAATCTTGGGCTGGTCTATAAATCCGACCCAGGAGTGTCGGCACTTGAGGTGGCCGAGTGCTTCGAGGCTGCTGCTCTTCTGGAGGAGACTACTCCGGTCGAGCCATTTAGATAA